In one Sporichthya brevicatena genomic region, the following are encoded:
- a CDS encoding ABC transporter ATP-binding protein, giving the protein MSRQTSGVDLDVKNVTVRFGGITAVNDATLYAKGGQITGLIGPNGAGKTTFFNACTGWNQPQTGTVRLGNQDLHGHRSSHRAHHGLGRTFQRMELFESLTVRENVRTGPAAFYSSFRPLGLLYSNRKETRQIRQRADQAMEHCSITHLRDKIVGDLSTGQRRLVELARAIATPFKFLLLDEPSSGLDVQETHAFGAVLTNWVRETGNGILIVEHDMALVSEICQQIYVLDFGKIIYQGTTKEALSSDLVKAAYLGEVSVA; this is encoded by the coding sequence ATGAGCCGGCAGACCTCGGGCGTGGACCTGGACGTCAAGAACGTCACCGTCCGGTTCGGTGGCATCACGGCGGTGAACGACGCGACGCTGTACGCGAAGGGCGGCCAGATCACCGGCCTCATCGGCCCGAACGGGGCCGGGAAGACGACCTTCTTCAACGCGTGCACCGGTTGGAACCAGCCGCAGACCGGGACGGTGCGCCTGGGGAACCAGGACCTCCACGGTCACCGGTCCTCGCACCGGGCGCACCACGGACTCGGACGGACCTTCCAGCGGATGGAACTCTTCGAGAGTCTGACGGTCCGGGAGAACGTGCGGACCGGCCCGGCCGCCTTCTACTCGAGCTTCCGGCCACTGGGTCTCCTCTACTCCAACCGGAAGGAGACCAGACAGATCCGTCAGCGCGCGGACCAGGCGATGGAGCACTGCAGCATCACGCACCTCCGCGACAAGATCGTGGGCGATCTGTCGACCGGCCAACGCCGCTTGGTGGAGTTGGCTCGGGCAATCGCTACGCCGTTCAAGTTCCTGCTGCTCGACGAGCCGTCCTCAGGCCTGGACGTCCAGGAGACCCACGCCTTCGGTGCGGTGCTCACGAACTGGGTCCGCGAGACCGGGAACGGGATTCTCATCGTCGAGCACGACATGGCATTGGTCTCGGAGATCTGCCAGCAGATCTACGTGCTCGACTTCGGCAAGATCATCTACCAGGGCACTACCAAGGAAGCCCTGAGCAGCGACCTGGTGAAGGCCGCCTACCTCGGGGAGGTCTCCGTTGCTTGA
- a CDS encoding ABC transporter ATP-binding protein has translation MLELRNITAGYDNGTVLLDVSLTVPDRATVALLGPNGAGKTTLLRVASGLLKPYSGQILINGQDVTGDPAFKVSRKGIIHVPEGRGIFPSLTVSDNILLQSPAGQFKKGFRTATSTFPRLQERARQIARTLSGGEQQMLALSHAYVSDPQVVLLDEVSMGLAPKIVEEIFDYLADLGRQGVAQLLVEQYVGQALRMADYVYILDRGRISFAGEPGEISEETIMNSYLGSLAS, from the coding sequence TTGCTTGAGCTGAGGAACATCACGGCCGGCTACGACAACGGCACGGTGTTGCTGGACGTCAGCCTGACGGTTCCCGATCGCGCCACCGTCGCGCTGTTGGGTCCGAACGGCGCCGGCAAGACCACTCTGCTGCGGGTGGCCTCGGGGCTGCTCAAGCCCTACTCCGGCCAGATTCTGATCAATGGTCAGGACGTGACGGGGGACCCCGCCTTCAAGGTCTCGCGGAAGGGCATCATCCACGTGCCGGAGGGGCGAGGAATCTTTCCGTCCCTGACGGTGAGCGACAACATCCTCTTGCAGTCTCCGGCCGGACAGTTCAAGAAGGGGTTCAGAACGGCGACGAGCACGTTCCCGCGCCTGCAGGAGCGCGCTCGGCAGATCGCCCGCACGTTGAGCGGCGGCGAGCAGCAGATGCTCGCGCTCTCCCACGCGTACGTCAGCGATCCCCAGGTCGTTCTGCTGGACGAGGTTTCGATGGGCCTGGCGCCCAAGATCGTTGAAGAAATATTCGACTACTTGGCCGATCTCGGGAGGCAGGGCGTCGCCCAGTTGCTCGTCGAGCAGTACGTGGGCCAAGCGCTGAGGATGGCCGACTACGTCTACATCCTCGACCGTGGACGCATCAGCTTCGCCGGTGAGCCCGGCGAGATCTCGGAGGAGACAATCATGAACAGCTACCTCGGGTCGTTGGCATCGTGA
- a CDS encoding response regulator transcription factor, which yields MTDRQSLRIVLAEDVALLREGLVGILTAAGHEVVAAVPDADALLAFTERLQPDVVVTDIRMPPTHTDEGLRAAVTIRAQHPRIAILLLSAYIAEAYVGDLLDSTAQSGHAGMGYLLKDRVGHVREFLDSLDRVAAGGTVVDPDVVRHLLARRRDDGPLAALTDREREVLGLMAEGYTNPTIASQLFVSEAAVRKHVGNIFAKLDLDPDSDRRVSAVLTYLRGAG from the coding sequence ATGACGGACCGTCAGTCGCTGCGCATCGTGCTCGCTGAGGACGTGGCGCTGCTGCGCGAGGGTCTGGTCGGCATCCTCACCGCCGCGGGGCACGAGGTCGTCGCGGCGGTGCCGGACGCCGACGCGCTGCTGGCCTTCACCGAGCGCCTGCAGCCGGACGTCGTGGTCACCGACATCCGGATGCCGCCGACGCACACCGACGAGGGCCTGCGCGCGGCGGTCACGATCCGCGCGCAGCACCCGAGGATCGCGATCCTGCTGCTGAGCGCGTACATCGCCGAGGCTTACGTCGGCGACCTGCTCGACTCCACCGCGCAGAGCGGTCACGCCGGCATGGGCTATCTCCTCAAGGACCGGGTCGGGCACGTCCGCGAGTTCCTCGACAGCCTCGACCGCGTCGCCGCCGGCGGGACCGTCGTCGATCCCGACGTCGTCCGGCACCTGCTCGCCCGCCGCCGCGACGACGGCCCCCTCGCCGCGCTGACCGACCGGGAGCGCGAGGTCCTGGGCCTGATGGCCGAGGGATACACCAACCCGACCATCGCCTCCCAGCTCTTCGTCAGCGAGGCCGCGGTCCGCAAGCACGTCGGCAACATCTTCGCCAAGCTCGACCTCGACCCCGACTCCGACCGCCGCGTCTCCGCCGTCCTCACCTACCTCCGCGGCGCCGGCTGA
- a CDS encoding sensor histidine kinase, which yields MPRSPDAWTAVRGRPTAFLTSVWPWRSLGYLLSTVPIGVLTLVVLGVVVGLGVLTAVLVIGLLLLANVPLVTTVVGELERARLRLVLPSVPARAASLRERVRTWRTLPVAWPEIGYAALLATVLWVVDAVVLTFALTVPVVLVLAPALVEMDAVEVAGWRIDSGAEAWPAVGVGVLAAVGAAYLVTALASGQAALTRQLLDPPEARLVEAVDRLRRSRAGLVDAFEAERRRIERDLHDGAQQRLVALTMALGQAELSLVQGPALAQVQKAHRLAEEALEDLRATVRGIHPQVLTDHGLAAAIAELADRCAVPVRTDLHLSGRLSAPIETAAYFLVSEALTNVARHAEAQSVQVHAWVVDGELTVTVVDDGRGGADPARGTGLAGLAARVEAIDGTLEVSSPPGGPTTVRMTCPA from the coding sequence GTGCCCCGCTCCCCCGACGCCTGGACTGCCGTCCGCGGCCGGCCGACGGCGTTCCTGACCTCGGTGTGGCCGTGGCGCTCGTTGGGCTACCTGCTCTCGACCGTCCCGATCGGCGTGCTGACGCTCGTGGTCCTCGGGGTCGTCGTGGGTCTCGGTGTGCTGACCGCCGTCCTGGTGATCGGCCTGCTGCTGCTCGCCAACGTGCCGCTGGTGACGACGGTCGTGGGCGAGCTCGAGCGCGCCCGGTTGCGGCTGGTCCTTCCGTCGGTACCGGCGCGCGCCGCCTCCCTGCGTGAGCGGGTCCGGACGTGGCGGACGCTGCCGGTCGCCTGGCCCGAGATCGGCTACGCGGCGCTGCTGGCGACGGTGCTGTGGGTCGTCGACGCCGTCGTGCTGACGTTCGCGCTGACCGTGCCGGTGGTGCTGGTCCTCGCGCCCGCGCTGGTGGAGATGGACGCGGTCGAGGTCGCCGGCTGGCGGATCGACTCCGGCGCCGAGGCCTGGCCGGCGGTCGGGGTCGGGGTGCTCGCCGCGGTCGGGGCGGCCTACCTGGTCACCGCACTCGCGAGCGGGCAGGCGGCCCTGACCCGGCAGCTGCTCGACCCGCCGGAGGCCCGGTTGGTCGAGGCCGTCGACCGGTTGCGGCGCTCGCGGGCCGGGCTGGTCGACGCGTTCGAGGCCGAGCGCCGGCGCATCGAGCGCGACCTCCACGACGGCGCGCAGCAACGCCTGGTCGCGCTGACGATGGCGCTCGGGCAGGCGGAACTCTCCCTCGTCCAGGGGCCGGCGCTCGCGCAGGTGCAGAAGGCGCACCGCCTCGCCGAGGAGGCGCTGGAGGACCTGCGCGCGACGGTCCGCGGCATCCATCCGCAGGTGCTCACCGACCACGGGCTCGCCGCCGCGATCGCCGAGCTCGCGGACCGCTGCGCCGTCCCGGTCCGCACCGACCTGCACCTGTCCGGCCGGCTGTCGGCGCCGATCGAGACGGCCGCCTACTTCCTCGTCAGCGAGGCGCTGACGAACGTCGCCCGGCACGCCGAAGCGCAGTCGGTGCAGGTGCACGCGTGGGTCGTCGACGGCGAACTGACGGTGACGGTCGTCGACGACGGCCGCGGCGGCGCGGACCCGGCCCGCGGCACCGGCCTGGCGGGCCTGGCTGCACGCGTCGAGGCGATCGACGGCACGCTGGAGGTCAGCAGCCCGCCCGGCGGACCGACGACCGTGAGGATGACATGCCCGGCATGA